From the Micromonospora sediminicola genome, one window contains:
- a CDS encoding MFS transporter: MAALRQYLGVWRIPGAPMLLILGIVGRLGIGMTPLALLLVVEQVTGRYSLAAVAGGIYALAGAALSPVAGRIADRVGPTPVLLATALAHPLALLGLLAASRSGAGNLAVIYLAAGVAGATYPPLTAAIRGAWNDLTAPATGRAHLRNTALAAETSLFEVVFVLGPLLVAGFVLLADASAALVGAAVVTLVGTGTVALGRVMRGWRPHPREHHARGLGPLRVGGFPALLVCVASLGIAFGASGVIVPAFAANTGTADPESLAGVLLAVWGIGSAVGGFWFGVRKPAANMTRQFAWLLATVAASLAVFAVIPDPAALGVALVLGGAAIAPALTLENTLVGRIAPAGMLNEAYTWVVTMSVAASAAGGSIAGLIVDHAGGVPWAFVFAGAAVGVGALVAALPTGPIARAEATAVRAEQSLAA; the protein is encoded by the coding sequence GTGGCCGCACTGCGCCAGTACCTGGGCGTCTGGCGGATCCCCGGCGCGCCGATGCTGCTGATCCTCGGCATCGTCGGCCGGCTCGGGATCGGCATGACCCCGCTGGCGCTGCTGCTCGTCGTCGAGCAGGTCACCGGCCGCTACTCCCTGGCCGCCGTCGCCGGTGGCATCTACGCGCTCGCCGGCGCCGCGCTCAGCCCGGTCGCCGGCCGGATCGCCGACCGGGTCGGACCCACGCCGGTGCTGCTGGCCACCGCGCTGGCCCACCCGCTCGCCCTGCTCGGGCTGCTCGCCGCCAGCCGCTCCGGTGCCGGCAACCTCGCCGTGATCTACCTGGCCGCCGGCGTCGCCGGCGCCACCTACCCGCCGCTCACCGCCGCGATCCGGGGCGCCTGGAACGACCTCACCGCACCGGCCACCGGCCGGGCGCACCTGCGCAACACCGCGCTCGCCGCCGAGACCTCCCTCTTCGAGGTCGTCTTCGTGCTCGGGCCGCTGCTGGTGGCCGGGTTCGTGCTGCTCGCCGACGCGTCCGCCGCGCTGGTCGGCGCCGCCGTGGTCACCCTGGTCGGCACCGGCACGGTCGCCCTCGGCCGGGTCATGCGCGGCTGGCGCCCGCACCCCCGGGAGCACCACGCGCGCGGCCTCGGCCCGCTGCGGGTCGGCGGCTTCCCCGCGCTGCTGGTCTGCGTGGCCAGCCTCGGCATCGCGTTCGGCGCCTCCGGCGTGATCGTCCCGGCCTTCGCCGCGAACACCGGCACCGCCGACCCGGAGAGCCTGGCCGGCGTGCTGCTCGCCGTCTGGGGCATCGGCAGCGCCGTCGGCGGTTTCTGGTTCGGCGTGCGCAAGCCGGCCGCCAACATGACCCGCCAGTTCGCCTGGCTGCTCGCCACCGTCGCGGCCAGCCTCGCCGTCTTCGCGGTGATCCCCGACCCGGCGGCGCTCGGCGTCGCGCTGGTGCTCGGCGGCGCCGCCATCGCCCCCGCGCTCACCCTGGAGAACACCCTGGTCGGGCGGATCGCCCCGGCCGGCATGCTGAACGAGGCGTACACCTGGGTGGTCACCATGTCGGTGGCGGCCAGCGCCGCCGGCGGGTCGATCGCCGGGCTGATCGTCGACCACGCCGGCGGCGTGCCGTGGGCGTTCGTCTTCGCCGGGGCGGCGGTCGGCGTCGGCGCCCTGGTCGCCGCGCTCCCGACCGGCCCGATCGCCCGGGCCGAAGCCACCGCCGTACGCGCCGAGCAGTCGCTCGCCGCCTGA